A DNA window from Anastrepha obliqua isolate idAnaObli1 chromosome 5, idAnaObli1_1.0, whole genome shotgun sequence contains the following coding sequences:
- the LOC129249207 gene encoding Krueppel-like factor luna — MREKDHSPRKMLPSPKQGCVYPLLGLVPTTTYASQVPYDLSVTAARTSSAATSTSPLSLTISALSQSHKEAKTRKRCSSYDQPLDLRLAHKKHDGSSASGASSPLEDENSNLIYSGTNYNNNTNCHTTAKSDASPSSHSSHSTHTPSQSARTFNCRAQREASPADNSCEKELNNNNLPSLCHDAIAANLDSLSAKHKQRLRTQKSDLGVACLRITESLHLNAAAAAAAADRLPFVSSALHPTLLEAMAKAIPLPYRNPFVLPRPPTASSFPFLQPPMQKDMLPNALQLQQTTANDAQLEFHYDGGGNRNTLQDALTHPHVGANMNTTANKALSSGGGNGGGGGTPKHLQQHTSQQQLNHHARQQQLSATSSGGRATLTSDGVVVHHNTKKSTSTSRAGLNANTANNPATTQYKSKDRYTCKFCGKVFPRSANLTRHLRTHTGEQPYKCKYCERSFSISSNLQRHVRNIHNKERPFKCEICERCFGQQTNLDRHLKKHESDAVSLGLGMNERIRGLRRGGYCDNPTEESYFEEIRSFMGKVTQLPLSSAAATVGLPTSHAATASNQAIAPKSPSTRSSTSSSSDRESSTSGGGLQIVQNEFNLEPEAEVDAVADSQLDADNGVADMARETSAEADVDTTPVKKCQDDDETAATESIRTATIKQTTKRSISQSARQSGDKSVYFSQPEVCIKRDSSNSSGSPLCAT; from the coding sequence ATGAGAGAGAAGGACCACTCACCAAGAAAAATGCTGCCCAGCCCTAAGCAAGGGTGCGTTTATCCATTGTTAGGCCTTGTGCCCACCACTACATATGCATCACAAGTACCTTATGATCTGTCGGTGACGGCTGCGCGCACCTCATCAGCGGCCACAAGCACGTCACCACTCTCGCTCACAATATCCGCCTTAAGTCAAAGCCACAAAGAAGCAAAAACACGCAAACGTTGCAGCAGTTACGATCAGCCGCTCGACTTACGACTAGCGCACAAAAAGCACGACGGCTCAAGCGCAAGTGGCGCTTCCTCGCCGCTGGAAGACGAGAACAGCAATCTTATATACAGTGGCACAAActacaataacaatacaaaCTGTCACACCACAGCCAAAAGCGATGCGTCGCCTAGTAGTCATAGCAGCCACAGTACGCACACGCCGTCCCAAAGTGCGCGAACATTCAATTGTCGCGCACAACGCGAAGCATCGCCGGCGGACAATAGCTGTGAAAAAGAGCTCAATAACAACAATCTGCCGTCTTTGTGTCATGATGCGATTGCCGCTAATCTGGATAGTTTGAGCGCCAAACATAAGCAACGTTTGCGCACGCAAAAGTCCGATTTGGGTGTGGCATGCTTGCGCATCACGGAGTCATTGCATTTGAACGCCGCCGCCGCAGCAGCGGCTGCTGATCGATTGCCATTTGTCTCGTCTGCCTTGCATCCAACATTATTGGAGGCGATGGCTAAGGCCATACCACTACCCTATCGTAACCCATTCGTGCTGCCTCGTCCACCTACCGCGAGTTCCTTTCCCTTTCTGCAACCACCTATGCAAAAGGATATGCTTCCCAATGCCTTACAGCTACAACAAACCACGGCCAATGATGCGCAACTGGAATTTCACTATGATGGCGGAGGCAATCGCAATACTTTGCAGGATGCGCTAACGCACCCACATGTGGGCGCGAATATGAACACCACCGCAAATAAGGCATTGAGTTCTGGCGGTGGcaatggtggtggtggcgggACGCCGAAGCATCTGCAGCAACACACCAGCCAGCAGCAGTTAAATCATCATGCGCGTCAGCAGCAACTTAGTGCTACCAGTAGTGGTGGTCGGGCAACGCTAACTTCAGATGGTGTGGTTGTGCACCACAACACCAAGAAGTCGACGTCCACGTCACGTGCTGGCTTGAACGCAAATACGGCAAACAACCCCGCAACGACGCAGTACAAAAGCAAAGATCGCTACACTTGTAAATTCTGCGGCAAGGTCTTTCCGCGCTCCGCCAATCTAACTCGCCACCTACGCACGCACACCGGTGAGCAGCCGTATAAGTGCAAATACTGTGAACGTTCCTTCAGCATATCCTCGAATCTGCAGCGTCACGTGCGCAATATACACAACAAAGAGCGACCCTTCAAATGCGAAATCTGTGAACGTTGCTTTGGCCAGCAGACCAATTTAGATCGTCATTTGAAGAAGCATGAAAGCGATGCCGTGTCATTAGGTTTGGGCATGAATGAGCGAATACGCGGCCTGCGTCGTGGTGGCTACTGCGATAATCCTACAGAAGAGTCCTACTTTGAAGAGATACGTTCCTTTATGGGCAAAGTGACACAGTTGCCACTCTCCAGCGCAGCTGCGACCGTAGGCCTGCCAACGTCACACGCAGCGACCGCCAGCAATCAAGCAATTGCGCCCAAGTCGCCATCAACACGCAGCTCTACGTCAAGCAGTTCCGATCGTGAATCGTCAACTAGTGGAGGAGGTTTGCAAATTGTACAGAACGAATTCAATTTAGAGCCGGAAGCGGAGGTCGATGCCGTTGCCGATTCACAGTTGGACGCGGATAACGGAGTAGCGGATATGGCAAGAGAAACTAGCGCCGAGGCGGATGTCGATACGACACcagtaaaaaaatgtcaagatgATGACGAAACAGCAGCCACAGAGTCAATTAGAACAGCCACAATAAAACAAACGACAAAAAGAAGCATTTCCCAAAGCGCGCGGCAGTCAGGCGACAAGAGTGTATACTTTTCACAGCCGGAAGTGTGTATCAAGCGTGACAGCAGCAACAGTAGTGGCAGTCCGTTATGCGCTACCTGA